TAGAGCTGATGGTGGTTGTTAGTCTAATAGGAATTATTGGGGGAGCCTTGGCTTTCAATATGAAAGGCAGTATCAATAAGGGAAAGTTGTTTCAAACAGAGCAAAACTGTGCCAAAGTTTATGACATTTTGATGATGGAATATGCGTTAAGTTCTGATAGCTTAGAAGATATTGTTCGTAATAAGCAGCAGATAGTCAAAGAATCTGCAATAGGTAAAGATTCTAGCAAGCTACTAAAAGATGCTTGGGGGGAAGAACTTGTTGTTAGGGTTTGCAATGATGGAGAGGATCTTGAGGTCTATTCTAAAAAAGCTAGAACGCTTTCCAAAGCTC
This is a stretch of genomic DNA from Chlamydiifrater phoenicopteri. It encodes these proteins:
- a CDS encoding type II secretion system protein, with product MRKQKRIKRSITLIELMVVVSLIGIIGGALAFNMKGSINKGKLFQTEQNCAKVYDILMMEYALSSDSLEDIVRNKQQIVKESAIGKDSSKLLKDAWGEELVVRVCNDGEDLEVYSKKARTLSKAQR